In Acropora muricata isolate sample 2 chromosome 11, ASM3666990v1, whole genome shotgun sequence, one DNA window encodes the following:
- the LOC136890733 gene encoding D-inositol 3-phosphate glycosyltransferase-like — MSSMVTPEDCSSLASSRNLKVILLISEWGSSTGGLSIINRELATQLAKHGNVEVCICFPRFSDEDKDAAADCRVSLLKAKEIARFNDPIDWLTFIPRDQQIDFVIGYGIHLRRQVPLIKEKHETEVKFCQEADQVVAVGPKLTEVFARYLRSCGDALNLIPGILSELAGINQATEERKEFHVLLFGHGDDEDFQLKGYDIATQAVSMLNKPLKLLFFGAPHGKAEEVKATFLDKGISCSRLIVRSAKERKQLAQQFCQADLVIMPSRTEGLGLAALEALSAGLPVLASGNPGLGESLEEVLFGTNVVVKSEDPREWAKAIRGVRSKHRNVRLKEASVLCKMYSETYKC, encoded by the exons ATGTCGAGCATG GTGACCCCAGAAGACTGTTCAAGTTTGGCATCCAGCAGGAATCTAAAAGTGATTCTTTTAATCAGCGAATGGGGATCTTCTACAGGAGGGCTATCAATAATCAACCGAGAGCTTGCCACTCAGCTGGCGAAGCACGGCAATGTGGAAGTCTGTATCTGCTTCCCTCGGTTCAGTGACGAAGATAAAGACGCTGCTGCTGATTGCAGAGTCAGTTTACTGAAAGCAAAGGAAATAGCTAGGTTCAATGATCCCATAGACTGGTTGACCTTTATTCCAAGAGATCAGCAGATCGACTTTGTGATTGGCTATGGGATCCATCTCCGTAGACAGGTTCCCTTGATAAAAGAAAAGCATGAGACTGAGGTCAAATTTTGCCAAGAAGCAGATCAAGTTGTGGCTGTTGGCCCTAAATTAACCGAAGTCTTTGCACGCTATTTGCGTTCATGTGGAGATGCCCTTAATCTTATCCCAGGCATCTTATCAGAGCTCGCTGGTATAAATCAAGCtactgaagaaagaaaagaatttcACGTCTTACTCTTTGGACATGGTGATGATGAAGATTTCCAATTAAAGGGATACGACATTGCTACCCAGGCAGTTTCTATGCTCAACAAACCcctcaaacttttgttttttggtGCGCCACATGGAAAAGCGGAGGAAGTAAAAGCAACTTTTCTTGACAAAGGCATTTCATGCAGTCGACTTATCGTGCGCAGTGCGAAAGAAAGAAAGCAGCTTGCTCAACAGTTTTGTCAGGCTGATCTTGTCATAATGCCCTCAAGAACCGAAGGTTTGGGCCTAGCTGCActtgaagctttgtctgctggtcTTCCTGTGCTGGCCAGTGGTAACCCAGGCCTTGGAGAATCATTAGAAGAGGTGCTCTTTGGTACAAACGTTGTGGTCAAATCAGAGGATCCAAGAGAGTGGGCAAAGGCAATTCGGGGAGTTCGTAGCAAGCACAGAAACGTACGGTTGAAGGAAGCCAGTGTGCTTTGTAAAATGTACTCTGAGACGTACAAATGTTAG
- the LOC136890985 gene encoding uncharacterized protein, whose amino-acid sequence MPSRTEGFGLNALEALSAGLPVLVSRNSGLGEALEKVDFGSQFVVNSDKPTDWAEAVRGVQREGREKRLREASKLRTNYSETYKWEEQCSKLIEKIHEFVREGEVNSADLPRDVVESLLSRTCEPEEIVHQLMQNLNLDKTCLKEPTPETTRMIRCFAAKAKISNRLDVVMHLRDIVPAGTSGPLLPGDLDIQNVSREQIWKLTIHLCGGEEWKFVAERLGFSAPEIRYLDHRTRNPFEVALTCYIQKNPMTVDDLYDILTECGMPALADIL is encoded by the exons ATGCCTTCAAGAACCGAAGGTTTTGGTCTGAATGCTCTGgaagctttgtctgctggtcTGCCTGTGCTGGTGAGTCGTAATTCCGGTCTGGGAGAGGCGTTGGAAAAAGTGGACTTTGGTTCACAATTTGTGGTGAATTCAGACAAACCAACAGATTGGGCTGAGGCAGTCCGGGGAGTTCAAAGAGAGGGGAGGGAAAAAAGGTTGAGGGAGGCAAGTAAGCTTCGAACAAACTACTCAGAGACGTACAAATGGGAGGAGCAATGTAGTAAACTGATAGAGAAGATACATGAATTTGTCAGAG AGGGTGAAGTGAACTCGGCTGATCTTCCTCGCGATGTTGTTGAATCACTTCTGTCGCGTACATGTGAACCAGAAGAAATTGTACATCAGTTGATGCAAAACTTGAACTTGGACAAAACATGTTTGAAGGAACCCACCCCAGAAACAACGAGAATGATTCGGTGCTTTGCAGCAAAAGCGAAAATTTCAAACAGGCTTGATGTTGTCATGCATCTCAGAGACATTGTACCAGCAGGGACCTCTG GTCCTTTGTTACCAGGAGACCTTGATATTCAAAATGTTTCTCGTGAGCAAATATGGAAACTTACAATACACTTGTGCG GTGGAGAGGAGTGGAAGTTTGTCGCGGAGCGACTGGGATTCTCGGCACCAGAGATCCGATACCTTGACCATCGAACAAGGAACCCATTTGAGGTTGCACTGACGTGTTACATTCAGAAGAATCCTATGACGGTGGATGATCTGTACGATATCTTAACGGAGTGTGGGATGCCTGCGCTAGCTGATATTTTGTGA